From Candidatus Neomarinimicrobiota bacterium, one genomic window encodes:
- the uidA gene encoding beta-glucuronidase, which translates to MLYPQQNRYRSVLDLSGFWELKVDPTDRGQDDGWAKGFQGETYVGVPGSWNEQLAEVGLMNYMGSVWYQTHFCLPREWERKRLIVRFGSADYHAEVWVNGISAGGHSGGYLPFELDITDMVDHNGKNVLVARVNNILTHDTIPQGVTDQDYAAFRKQQDQTYPPTSFDFFPYAGLHRPVKVLALPRRHLDTLRIDTGVEDTAGRVAFEASFTGALDTARIQVSLWEGDRRVAERAGSASGQTFTGEFVIPDCHFWSPESPHLYTLRVELKEKDALIDEYESEVGVRRIEVTDTGLLLNGKPIFLRGFGKHEDFPVLGKGISYPLVVKDFLLMKWVGANSFRTSHYPYAEGVMQLADRLGFLVIDEVPAVSLNFRYVTDKTLESHKRALTELITRDRNHPAVIAWSVGNEPGLWGEPEAVSDQAKTYWEEVFRHARKLDSSRPITLPTCAQTKDKDPAFLYSDFVSVNRYWGWYEMPVEIDTAAERLKSELETLHEKYRKPILLSEFGADTLEGQHATYPQMFTEEYQTLLIKKYFEVIDSLPFIVGEHIWNFADFRTSQHHRRIILNKKGIFNRQREPKTAAFAIRERWLSESALTEKSSL; encoded by the coding sequence ATGCTCTATCCACAACAGAATCGCTACCGTTCCGTATTGGACCTGTCCGGCTTCTGGGAATTAAAAGTAGATCCCACCGATCGCGGCCAGGATGATGGCTGGGCGAAGGGATTTCAGGGAGAGACCTACGTCGGTGTACCCGGGAGTTGGAACGAGCAGCTGGCTGAAGTGGGGCTGATGAACTATATGGGATCTGTGTGGTATCAGACCCACTTTTGCCTACCCCGGGAGTGGGAAAGGAAACGGCTCATAGTCCGGTTCGGTTCGGCCGATTATCACGCCGAAGTGTGGGTGAACGGTATCTCTGCCGGTGGGCACAGTGGTGGTTACCTGCCCTTTGAGCTCGATATCACCGATATGGTCGATCACAATGGCAAGAACGTGTTGGTGGCCAGGGTTAACAATATCCTTACGCATGATACGATCCCACAGGGTGTGACTGACCAGGATTACGCCGCTTTTCGCAAGCAGCAGGACCAGACCTACCCTCCGACCAGTTTTGATTTCTTTCCTTATGCTGGCCTTCACCGGCCGGTTAAGGTTCTGGCACTGCCCAGGCGGCACCTGGATACGCTCCGGATCGACACCGGTGTTGAGGATACCGCCGGGCGGGTCGCTTTCGAAGCATCCTTCACCGGGGCGTTGGATACTGCCCGCATTCAGGTCTCCTTATGGGAAGGTGACCGGCGAGTTGCCGAACGTGCCGGCTCTGCAAGCGGTCAAACCTTCACCGGGGAGTTTGTTATCCCTGACTGCCATTTCTGGTCTCCTGAATCACCACACCTATACACTCTCCGCGTGGAGCTGAAAGAGAAAGACGCGCTTATTGACGAGTATGAGTCGGAAGTAGGAGTCCGCCGGATCGAAGTCACGGACACGGGGCTGCTTCTCAACGGTAAGCCTATCTTCCTTCGAGGATTCGGCAAGCACGAGGATTTCCCCGTGCTGGGGAAGGGAATTTCCTATCCCCTGGTTGTGAAAGATTTCCTGTTGATGAAATGGGTGGGTGCCAATTCCTTCCGCACATCCCACTACCCGTACGCGGAGGGCGTCATGCAGCTAGCTGACCGGTTAGGATTTCTGGTGATTGATGAGGTTCCGGCTGTCAGCCTGAATTTCAGGTATGTGACCGATAAGACGCTTGAAAGCCATAAGCGGGCACTTACCGAGCTGATCACCCGGGACCGGAATCATCCCGCCGTAATCGCCTGGAGTGTAGGCAACGAGCCGGGCCTTTGGGGCGAACCGGAAGCGGTCTCGGATCAGGCGAAAACTTATTGGGAGGAAGTCTTTCGGCATGCCCGAAAGCTGGATAGTTCCCGCCCCATCACCTTGCCAACCTGTGCCCAGACCAAGGACAAAGATCCGGCTTTCCTGTATTCAGATTTCGTATCGGTCAACCGCTACTGGGGCTGGTATGAAATGCCGGTTGAGATCGATACGGCCGCCGAGCGATTGAAAAGCGAGCTCGAGACGCTACATGAAAAATACCGCAAGCCGATCCTACTATCCGAATTTGGCGCTGATACTCTCGAGGGGCAGCATGCCACCTATCCCCAAATGTTCACTGAGGAATACCAGACCCTATTGATCAAGAAATACTTTGAGGTCATTGATTCCCTGCCTTTCATTGTCGGCGAACACATCTGGAACTTTGCCGATTTCCGAACGTCCCAGCATCACCGGCGGATTATTCTAAATAAGAAGGGGATTTTCAACCGGCAGCGCGAGCCAAAGACCGCCGCCTTTGCTATCCGCGAGCGTTGGCTGTCAGAATCGGCTCTCACCGAGAAATCCTCATTATAG